Part of the bacterium genome is shown below.
TTCAATGCTTCTCGCAGTGTTTGTAACACCTGCAATAGCTGTTATTTTTATTTCAACAAAAAAGAAAACACAGGGCTCCTTTCTTCCTAAAATAATTAATCTTCAGCAGAAATCACTTAAAATGATTATGCACCGTCCCCTGATAATCTTTCTGCTTATAGCTGTTTTAATCTTTGTCACTTTTTTCTCATATCTCAGAATCCCCAGCGGATTTTTGCCTGAATGGGATGAGGGAACCATTGTACACGATTATCTTGCACCTCCGGGCAGCTCAATTGAGGGTACAAAAAGTATGCTTAAGAGTATTGCTGAATACATCATGAGCATACCGGATGTTGAGACTTATTCTTTGCGGACAGGACGCAGCCTTGCGCATCCCAGGACCCACGCTAATGACGGAGATTTTGTCATCAGCTTGAAAAAGGGTCACAAACTCTCTTCTTTTGAGATCATGGACATGCTGCGTAAATTTGATGAGACTCATGAGCCCCGTCTTGAACCGGAACTGTTTCAGGTTCTTCCTGACAGGCTGAACGATCTCAGCGGTGAGATTGCTCCTATTGTAATTAAAGTGTTCGGGAACAATCTCTCTGTTATTCAGCAGACTGCCGCACAAATCGCTGACTCCCTGAAGAATGTAAACGGCGCTGTTGATGTCTATAAAGGCTTTTTCCGCGGTGAGCCGGAACTTACTATCCGGGTACATCCTGAAGCTGTCAGTCGTTACGGACTTTATGTTGATGAAATAACCCGGGCAGCTCACATGGCATTGTGGGGGGATGTACCTACAACTATGATGGAAGGACTAAAGATGATTCCAGTCAGAGTCCGCTATAACAGAGAGGACTTTAACCGTTTTGAAAGAATCAAACGACTGCCTGTATATTTGAGCTCAATAAACAGAGTTCTGCCTCTTGAAGAAGTGGCTGACATACAAAAACTGCCCGGCAAAACAGACATTGACCATGAAAACTTAAGCCAGGTTGTTAATATAAAAGCGCACATTTCCGACCGTGACCTTGGAAGCATAATTAAAGATGTTAAAACTATGCTCACACATATACCTCTGTCTCCGGGAGTTACAGTGGAAATTGGCGGGCAGTATGAGAGCCAGCAAAGAGCTTTCCGCGAGTTGATTCTGATTCTTGCTTTCGGCATTTTGCTTGTTTATTCAATTCTGCTTTTCGAATTTAAATCATTTAAAACATCAGGTATCATACTTTTTGGTACTGTGCTTTCTGTCAGCGGTGTTTTTCTTATGCTCTGGATTACCGGCATTCCTCTTGACATATCTGCTTTTATGGGTATGATAATGATAATCGGTGTGGTGGTTAACAACGGTATTCTGCTTATTGATTATGCAGAGAAATATATAAAGAAAAACCACGACATTGCAGAAGCTCTGCTTCTTGCAGGAAGAGTACGCCTGCGTCCGATTTTAATGACTACACTTGCAACAATATTCGGTTTTATGCCCCTGGCTCTTGCTTTTGGCGAAGGTTCCGAAATGCTCAGGCCTCTTGCAGTATCAATGATCGGAGGAATGAGTCTGTCCATGCTGCTCTCTTTACTGATAATTCCGGGACTGTACTATATTGCTAATAGACGCCAACATGTTTTTAACAGTAATGAATAAATTTACAAATAATGAAAATATATTGGGGAAACATCTGCCTGCTCTGGCAATAGCTGGTTACTTCTGACAGTTGTTTCCCCAATAAAAATCACGGGCATAGTCAACCTTTGTAATTTAAGAAAAAAATCTTCCGGGTTTTAACAGGGAATATAATATATTTTTATTTTCATTTGCATTAATCATAACTATCTCATAAATTTTTTAGTAATGACCCTGCCTGTTGCACACAATAAAACTTATTATCTGGCCTAAAAATTAACCCTTTGTATTTAATGTTGAAATTTAATATAATTATGAATATGGAGAATCAGTACAAAATTCTTGTTTTTACTAGTCTCATCCTTTTTAGCCTGCAGCATAATGCTGTAAAAGCCCAGTCAATTACAGTCAGAAATGACTGGGATCTTTCAATAGGATATTCTGATCTCGCGTCTCCACCTGTAAGCGATTTAAAAAGTACATATAAAAGTAAGATCCGGCAGACAAGAATACGCATAAGAAGGGCAAGAAATAAATTCTGGGAGGTCTCAATCAGTATGAGCCCGGACGCTGACTGGCCAGGTGATTTTCATCTCTATGCAAAAAGAACAAGAGACGGTAGAGGAAGGGAATATGTTGAGGGAGGTGAAAGCTTTCAGGAAATCACACAGATTGACAATTACTTTTTCGATGGATTCCTTAACAGAAGAAGAATGTGGGTACAGTACCGTCTTACAGGAGTAAGTATAAAAATTCCTTCAGGTACTTACTCAACAACAATAACGTATACGGTTATAGAAACATAAATTTTTACAAAGCATTAATTTTATCGGAAAAAGGGAATCATGGACAAAACACGTAACCTGTTTTTTATAATTTTATTTTTCATTTTATCTCACCAGGCTTTATTTTCTCAAAAGAGATTCTCTTTTATTAAAGAGGATATAAACATTGTAATTAGTGATAATAAAAAATTTTGTTCCGGAATAACGGACTTTAAAAGAAATGATCTTATTAAACTGGGAATTATAACAGGGGGCACTTTTCTCTTATTCTCTGTTGACAGAGATTTGAAACAATTTGCTCAAAATCACAAAAGCAGTCAAAATGATAAAATATTTAATTTTGACAGTTTTTACGGAAATTCATATACGGCAGGATTTACTCTTGGAATTTATGGAGCCGGCCTGATTTTAAAAGATAAGAATGTCCGCAGGGCTGGTTTAAAATCTATGGAGGCTTTTGTATATTCGGGAATGGTTACAACTGTTTTAAAAATACTGATAGGCAGAAGAAGACCTTATGGCGGGGACAGCAATCTTTTTTTTAAACCATTCCAAAAAGAATCTTTATATAAATCCCTGCCAAGCGGCCATACAACAGTCAGTTTTGCCGTATCCTCCGTGCTGGCAGAATCAGTGGATAATTCCTTGTGGAAAATCTTCTGGTATGGTTCCGCCGGAATGGTGGCAGCTTCACGTGTTTACCACAATGCTCACTGGTTTTCCGATGTGGTTTTGGGCGGGATCATCGGTTACAGCGTGGGGAGTTTTATTATAAAATCTGATGACGGAAAATTAGATAAGAGCAATTCTCACATAGTAAAAAAAATTGCTCCATATTTTGCAAGTAATGGCGCAGGACTGATGATTCGATTTTAGCAGGTGGTTAGTTTAATCAAATATTTTAAAATATTTAATTAAACTATAACTTATATTAATTTTGATTTCGATCAATTTTTTTGTAAATTTCCGAAAGTATTTTGCAGGTTCAAATAACTCCTTGATTATATCCGGGAACAGTACTGCATAAAATTTTAAAGGAAGCCAAAATGGAAAGCTTGAATATTCTTTTCATAAACTCCATTCAAATGTGGGGCGGAGCGGAAATTTGGCTTATGGATGTGATGCACGGCCTGATTGGCAAAGGCCATAAAGTGACGCTTGTCTGTCAGCCGGACACCATTCTTGAAAAAAATGCCAGGAAGGAAGGCTTCGATGTTGTATCTGTAAAAATGCGCAGCGATTTTGACCCTCTTGTCATCATGAAGATATGGCGCCTCATGCGGAAAAAAAATATTCATGTTTTGTGTACCAACATGGACAAAGAGTTGCGATTTGGCGGCATTGCAGCCAAACTATCCGAAGTAAAAGCTGTTATCCCTTCACGGGAAGTAGATTATCCCCTGAAAAACAAACTTCGCTATCGATTTACATACAATTATCTGGCAGATTATATCATTGCCAATTCTTTTTCAACAAAAAACACTCTGCTTAAAAATGCTCCCTGGTTACAGGCAGATAGAATTGAAGTGGTTTATAAAGGCATCAGCCCTGAACCATATCTGGAGGCACCTGATGACAGAGGAAAAATCCGGGCTGAATTTGGTGTCGGCCCGGAAGAACATCTCGTAGGATTTGTCGGACAAATTGATGAAAGAAAATGCATTAAAGATATCATCAGGAGCATTCCTGCTGTTTTGAAAGAATTGCCTGATACCAAATTCCTTTTTGCCGGAAAAGGGAATCTTGAAGAATATCTTTTAGAACAGAAGAGCAAACCCGGACTGACTGACAAAATAATTTACGCAGGTTTCCGTAAAGATATTCCCGCAATCATGAAAGCAATTGATCTGCTTATTCTTCCGTCAAGAGTAGAAGGATTCGGATACGTTTTAATTGAAGCCATGGCAGCAGCAAAACCCGTTGTAGCAACAAACGTAAGTAGTATCCCGGAAATTGTAAAAAATGGTGAAACCGGCTTGTTGGTTCCTGTTCATAAACCTGAAGCATTGGCAGAAGCAATGCTAACTATCCTTAGAGATAAAAACATGGCTGCTCTTATGGGTAAGAATGGGCGTGACAGAATGATCGGAAATTTTACAATTGAGCGAATGGTAACACACATAGAATCTATTTTCCTTGATTTTGTAAACGGTGTAAATAAAAAATAAACCTTTATATAAAAACAACAAAAAAATATTTTCCCATAGAGGACAATTGCAGCAATATTTAAATCATGGACTTTTATTTTTTCTTGACCATTATGCAACTGCTGCTTATCTTAACCTATACGATTTATAACAAGGACAAATTGAAAATATCCGCTATCATAATTCATTTTGTTGTTTCTTAATCTTTGCAAAAAGGAGGATTATTATGCGCAAACCTATGAAGATTGCCTGTCTCATCCTGACTGTAATTTTGTTTGCCGGGTTCAGTTTTGCCCAGGACAAAAATTATTACAAACCCACAACAAATTTTTGGGGAAAACCCGATACTATCCTGACTATGGATTTTTCGAGAATTCACATACCTGCATCACCAGAATCTTTCCAGCAGGTATTCCATTTCTCTCCCATACGCCAGGATACTACAGGAACATGCTGGTGTTTTTCAGGAACATCTTTTCTGGAATCGGAAATCTACCGCATCCACAAGAAAAAAATTAAACTCTCCGAGATGTTTACAGTCTACTATGAGTATGTTGAAAAAGCAAGACGTTTTGTTAAAGAAAAAGGTAATTCGGTTTTCGGAGAGGGCTCGGAAGAAGACGGCGTTATAAACAGAATTAAACAGTATGGTATTGTAAGAGAAACTGATTACAAAGGGCTGCTGCCCGGCGAGACAAAATACAACCATAGCAAAATGGTTAAAGAACTCTCAGACTATCTTGCATTTATTAAAAAGAACGGATACTGGGATGAGAAAATTACACTGACAAACATCAAATTGATCTTAAATAAATATATGGGCAAACCGCCTGAAATTATTGATTATAACGGCCGGAAAATGACTCCCAAACAATTTGCAGAAAAAATTGTTAACCTGCCGATTGATGATTATGTAAGTTTAATGTCATTCAAGTACCTTCCTTTTTACACAAAGGGTGAATACAAGGTTCCGGATAACTGGTGGCACAGTAAAGAGTACTACAATGTTCCTCTCAATATCTGGTACAATGCTATTAAAAGTGCAATTAAAAACGGATACTCAATTGCCATTGGCGGAGATGTCTCAGAACCCGGGCATAACGGAGAGGCCGATGCATGCATTATCCCGTCTTTTGACATCCCGACAAAATACATCAATCAGGATTCCCGCGAATTCCGCTGGTATAATCATACTTCTCAGGACGACCACGGAATCCATCTTGTAGGTTATACTCATTATAAAGGCCACGACTGGTTTCTCATTAAGGATTCGTCTTCCAGCGCCAACAAGGGTAAATTCAAAGGTTACTTTTTCTTCAGAGATGATTATGTTAAACTTAAAATGCTGACCTTTATGGTTCACAAAGATGCAGTTAAAAATATCATGGCAAAATTCAACAAATAATGGTTTTAATATAAAATATGGCCGTATGATTATTTATGCGGCCATATTTTTAATGTTTTAAAGAAACAGTTATTTTTATTTATACCCCAAAATCAACAATGATCCCATTTTACAATTATACTTAAAATTAACTTTCTTATCTTATCATCATCGGCTTAATATTTGCATCTATACTACATTGATTATAGTTTATATTTGGCAGTCTTCGATCTCAGCAAGCTAACATATTGAGATTATTAATGATAAAGATGATACTGAATAAATATTTTTATGTTGCAACTTACAAAATTAAACCTTTGTATTTAAGGTTGAAATTTAATATAATTATGAATATGAAAAACCAATACAAAATCTTTGCTTTTACTTTCCTTCTCTTCTTTTTTATACAAAATAATACTGTTAGAGCTCAGTCAATTACAGTCAGAAATGACTGGGATTTGTCAATCGGATATTCTGATCTGATTTCTCCTCCTGTAAGCGACTTAAACAGTACTTATAAAAGCGAGGTAGAGCAGACAAAGATACGAATAGGAAGGTCCAGAAATAAATACTGGGAAGTATCAATAAGTATGAGCCCTGATGCTGACTGGCCGAGTGATTTTCATCTCTATGCAAGAAGAACAGGAGATGGCACAGGAGACGGATACGTTGAGGGAGGTGAGGACTTTCAGGAAATAACCGAGATTGACAACTATTTTTTTGACGGTTTCTTAAACAGAAGAAGAATGTGGGTACAGTATCGTCTTACCGGGGTAAGTATTGCAATTCCTGCCGGAACATATACCGCTACAATAACATATACGGTTGTAGAGATTTAACCTTTTTTACAAAAAGTATAAAACCATTAAAAACATCGCTACAATCATTCAATACTTGCAAATCATCATAAAAATCAATATATATAAAGGCACAACTTTAATGAGGAATAACAGC
Proteins encoded:
- a CDS encoding efflux RND transporter permease subunit — translated: MKGLSGFAVKNKGAVVFTALLLSLIGFYLIYEIPEGVFPDATFPRIAVMIDYGLAPLKQMEMEVAKPIEEAVMMVEGVRIVRSSISRGSAEVNIDFQWNQDMFRAYQLVQAQVSGIQNQLPKGVKLEVRRFTTSTYPVAGFSLTSDKLDLLHLRDLAIYTIRPQLASIPGIYNIEVMGGKEREYWVNLDPQKLAALKLDYKTIEDALQKSNSLKYVGRLNESNKLYLNIADNRFLNINDIKNTVIARRGATPVYLYEIADVKPALKETFLACESDLKPAVLVTIIKQPGTNAVSIMKEVEKRWDDLKSNVLPADVKVKKWYDMTDFIRRSMHNVRDAIFLGALLTILILLLFLRRIRITLVTAVIIPIALLITFIFIKMIGANLNLMSLGGLAAAIGILVDNAIVVVENIERYLEEGHQRTDAVIEATKEIIPPLLGATLTTLVVFIPLVFLSGVPGIFFRALASTLAIAIFVSMLLAVFVTPAIAVIFISTKKKTQGSFLPKIINLQQKSLKMIMHRPLIIFLLIAVLIFVTFFSYLRIPSGFLPEWDEGTIVHDYLAPPGSSIEGTKSMLKSIAEYIMSIPDVETYSLRTGRSLAHPRTHANDGDFVISLKKGHKLSSFEIMDMLRKFDETHEPRLEPELFQVLPDRLNDLSGEIAPIVIKVFGNNLSVIQQTAAQIADSLKNVNGAVDVYKGFFRGEPELTIRVHPEAVSRYGLYVDEITRAAHMALWGDVPTTMMEGLKMIPVRVRYNREDFNRFERIKRLPVYLSSINRVLPLEEVADIQKLPGKTDIDHENLSQVVNIKAHISDRDLGSIIKDVKTMLTHIPLSPGVTVEIGGQYESQQRAFRELILILAFGILLVYSILLFEFKSFKTSGIILFGTVLSVSGVFLMLWITGIPLDISAFMGMIMIIGVVVNNGILLIDYAEKYIKKNHDIAEALLLAGRVRLRPILMTTLATIFGFMPLALAFGEGSEMLRPLAVSMIGGMSLSMLLSLLIIPGLYYIANRRQHVFNSNE
- a CDS encoding phosphatase PAP2 family protein, which produces MDKTRNLFFIILFFILSHQALFSQKRFSFIKEDINIVISDNKKFCSGITDFKRNDLIKLGIITGGTFLLFSVDRDLKQFAQNHKSSQNDKIFNFDSFYGNSYTAGFTLGIYGAGLILKDKNVRRAGLKSMEAFVYSGMVTTVLKILIGRRRPYGGDSNLFFKPFQKESLYKSLPSGHTTVSFAVSSVLAESVDNSLWKIFWYGSAGMVAASRVYHNAHWFSDVVLGGIIGYSVGSFIIKSDDGKLDKSNSHIVKKIAPYFASNGAGLMIRF
- a CDS encoding glycosyltransferase family 4 protein, encoding MESLNILFINSIQMWGGAEIWLMDVMHGLIGKGHKVTLVCQPDTILEKNARKEGFDVVSVKMRSDFDPLVIMKIWRLMRKKNIHVLCTNMDKELRFGGIAAKLSEVKAVIPSREVDYPLKNKLRYRFTYNYLADYIIANSFSTKNTLLKNAPWLQADRIEVVYKGISPEPYLEAPDDRGKIRAEFGVGPEEHLVGFVGQIDERKCIKDIIRSIPAVLKELPDTKFLFAGKGNLEEYLLEQKSKPGLTDKIIYAGFRKDIPAIMKAIDLLILPSRVEGFGYVLIEAMAAAKPVVATNVSSIPEIVKNGETGLLVPVHKPEALAEAMLTILRDKNMAALMGKNGRDRMIGNFTIERMVTHIESIFLDFVNGVNKK
- a CDS encoding peptidase C1 encodes the protein MRKPMKIACLILTVILFAGFSFAQDKNYYKPTTNFWGKPDTILTMDFSRIHIPASPESFQQVFHFSPIRQDTTGTCWCFSGTSFLESEIYRIHKKKIKLSEMFTVYYEYVEKARRFVKEKGNSVFGEGSEEDGVINRIKQYGIVRETDYKGLLPGETKYNHSKMVKELSDYLAFIKKNGYWDEKITLTNIKLILNKYMGKPPEIIDYNGRKMTPKQFAEKIVNLPIDDYVSLMSFKYLPFYTKGEYKVPDNWWHSKEYYNVPLNIWYNAIKSAIKNGYSIAIGGDVSEPGHNGEADACIIPSFDIPTKYINQDSREFRWYNHTSQDDHGIHLVGYTHYKGHDWFLIKDSSSSANKGKFKGYFFFRDDYVKLKMLTFMVHKDAVKNIMAKFNK